The following coding sequences are from one Caminibacter pacificus window:
- a CDS encoding CHASE2 domain-containing protein, with protein sequence MLKRHCSVNFLKVFIIVGIYFLITNFLSKSEFIRSNYSDYSFDLVNLILLKTPDLYPDTPKVFVVHFDDRFLKSRNLLNKNNEPTYGYIFPREYIADFIKRLDNRIKRVGFGPKALFIDYDFSYSSMPLNNGLSRGDKKLINILAKDRNYTIYLPRISSYNFIADSKNEKIQKHIKEKKIVFVSPKLYVNNDGDIRRYKPFDVIDGKTYKNIIITLYEKDNNTTLKNKLNSSIYQSNILFKAYKENKEGRMIQKSYWSNLFKISVMDFFDLPRKNKDLNNSIIFLGSSYQHNNDKYTLFSFPLTLELNGVDVLANAYETISFFGGFLKVFGFKSVLVVFLLVVTVNCIENLGFFRRLNDFKKVECENTVCKIGMKVSNTILSKAFIIGMFFFLVSIMCLLNFKIWIDFLVLLISYKFVDFLIKLLKERK encoded by the coding sequence ATGCTAAAGAGACATTGTTCGGTTAATTTTTTAAAGGTTTTTATTATTGTTGGTATTTATTTTTTAATAACAAATTTTTTATCAAAAAGTGAATTTATAAGAAGTAATTATTCTGATTATTCTTTTGATTTGGTAAATTTAATTTTATTAAAAACTCCTGACTTATATCCGGATACGCCAAAAGTTTTTGTAGTTCATTTTGATGATAGGTTTTTAAAATCTAGAAATCTTTTAAATAAAAATAATGAGCCTACATATGGTTATATTTTTCCAAGAGAATATATTGCCGATTTTATAAAAAGACTTGACAATAGAATAAAAAGAGTAGGGTTTGGGCCAAAGGCTTTATTTATCGATTATGACTTTTCTTATAGTTCCATGCCTTTAAATAACGGATTGTCTCGCGGAGATAAAAAGTTAATAAATATTTTAGCGAAAGATAGAAATTATACAATTTATCTTCCTCGTATATCTTCATATAATTTTATAGCAGACTCTAAAAATGAAAAAATACAGAAGCATATTAAAGAAAAGAAAATAGTTTTTGTGAGTCCGAAATTGTATGTAAATAATGACGGCGATATAAGAAGATACAAACCTTTTGACGTAATAGATGGTAAAACATATAAAAATATAATAATAACTTTATATGAAAAAGATAATAACACTACTTTAAAAAATAAGCTAAATTCCTCTATATATCAAAGTAATATTTTATTTAAAGCTTACAAAGAAAATAAAGAAGGAAGAATGATTCAAAAATCTTATTGGTCAAATTTATTTAAAATTTCTGTTATGGATTTTTTTGATTTACCAAGAAAAAATAAAGATTTGAATAATAGTATAATTTTTTTAGGTAGTTCATATCAGCATAATAACGATAAATATACGCTTTTTTCTTTTCCTTTAACTTTAGAACTTAATGGAGTTGACGTATTGGCAAACGCTTATGAGACGATTAGTTTTTTTGGCGGTTTTTTAAAAGTTTTTGGGTTTAAAAGTGTTTTGGTTGTATTTTTGTTAGTTGTTACTGTAAATTGTATTGAGAATTTAGGTTTTTTTAGAAGGTTAAACGATTTTAAAAAAGTCGAATGTGAAAATACAGTTTGTAAAATTGGTATGAAAGTTTCGAACACTATTTTGTCTAAAGCATTTATTATAGGTATGTTTTTCTTTTTAGTTTCGATAATGTGTTTATTGAATTTTAAAATATGGATAGATTTTTTAGTTCTTTTGATAAGTTATAAGTTTGTTGATTTTCTTATAAAACTATTAAAGGAGAGAAAATGA
- a CDS encoding CHAT domain-containing protein, translating to MRLTPNLSITNTCSLTETWNFLLTVPLTVCRKRRNFGIVNMSRPLRQTNFFIYLNPFLITLLCFYGKFKYDMVFPLFWHKSLIGLSKSFNFKRVLEMNKLVYLVGAFIFIVFTGCAVTDSTQVVAPKIIKNTSQEQLINKKYRTLNVEELISINEPFKIIKKYVKYIKCDEYAKKPFVATDCRLSRKTDYKNIDKVLKYLVSVENKIVNKKEKAFYYKNLAYLFSLLNDDYQAVYYLKKSLNIDNYLCKNVRYSLNKSSYCVNLNVKSFYSDGVPLLYDYYELGDLSANLDDSIFYYKKAVFIINKFSPVTNLKKLVRTDPKLSYKIIDKKSKYLDLLNKKLELYFSLVYLYKEKKDYKKAGYYLKKAYDLDKNILNFTYYSYLHSRDKDYSTISSVNEYKEELIKSKLNYLINKARIYSEYDRKKAIKTYLDYYKTWKSFGELKKKDEILLVKTKYDEPINKLKKYKYVKNKKSYQYLMNLTLLGVTNPSQIDKKITELEYAKKNELIKIEKKYSYLKNCKSDSLYYACVRDFYGLLSYLEFFKLANVVNKDEFLINLLKYIERNKLYYQDFYMFSVNYKPYLYYSFGEYFFEEGNYKLSFSNLINAAENKNNYNNYIFNGEYYYMLGVSAQKLGYYADALKFYEKSIKEMNKDIIRLSTNEQKKLIEKNKNIIANMIDSAIEAKKTYQDINGALFEKAINYSLNYKNSLFEIEDYIASLYYKTNDFELKSLIRSYFNLKRKLNENYIKNKDTKDLENQIKVVYNQILFYKPYKTTFVRREDVAKNLKDDELFVNIIYSNKRYYIFYFDHEDNFGWKIFNEKNSFLLNKKIKIYQKLVKQLKRNPYNARIVRQKNKITNQIYNDLFGFLINDKNMSFKKYKKIIIFSDGLLRLISFGELYDFHNKKYLIEEKEISYVPSAKFLLDKSVNKQIKNAIIFAAPDFNKGVGSKKFRGSGIITINDLFRGMKFSPLPGTLKEAKELQAIFNINKLHEKIYLKKQANVYNLLSINSPTILHIATHGFYINSDKVVNPMLKSGIALSGANKTKEGIVTALKITGLDLDNTNLVVLSACETGVVDLKSTDNVSALNKSFLLAGAKNVISTLWEINDNETVNFMKLFYKEYLKTNNVSEALRNTKIKFINDYKSSVYWAPFICFEK from the coding sequence TTGAGACTTACGCCAAATTTATCAATAACGAACACCTGCAGCTTGACAGAAACCTGGAACTTTTTACTGACAGTTCCACTGACAGTGTGTCGAAAAAGGCGTAATTTCGGTATTGTCAACATGTCCCGCCCTCTCCGCCAGACTAATTTCTTCATTTATCTAAATCCTTTTTTAATAACGTTGTTATGTTTCTATGGAAAATTTAAATATGATATGGTTTTTCCACTTTTTTGGCACAAAAGTTTGATAGGATTATCAAAATCGTTTAATTTTAAAAGGGTGCTTGAAATGAATAAATTAGTGTATTTAGTTGGAGCTTTTATTTTTATAGTCTTTACGGGATGTGCTGTTACTGATTCTACTCAGGTTGTAGCTCCAAAGATTATAAAAAACACTTCACAAGAACAGCTAATAAATAAAAAATATAGAACATTAAATGTTGAAGAGTTAATTTCGATTAATGAGCCGTTTAAAATAATAAAAAAATATGTGAAATATATAAAATGTGACGAATATGCTAAAAAACCGTTTGTCGCTACGGATTGTAGATTATCAAGAAAAACTGATTACAAAAATATTGACAAAGTTTTGAAATATTTAGTTTCTGTTGAAAATAAAATTGTTAATAAAAAAGAAAAAGCGTTTTATTATAAAAATTTAGCTTATTTATTTAGTTTGTTAAACGATGATTATCAAGCAGTTTATTATTTAAAAAAATCATTAAATATTGATAATTATTTGTGTAAAAATGTTAGATATTCTTTAAATAAAAGTAGTTATTGTGTAAATTTAAATGTGAAAAGTTTTTATAGTGATGGTGTACCGTTATTATATGATTATTATGAATTGGGAGATTTGAGTGCGAATTTGGATGATAGTATATTTTATTATAAAAAAGCAGTATTTATAATAAATAAATTTTCTCCGGTTACGAATTTGAAAAAATTAGTAAGAACCGATCCGAAATTAAGTTATAAAATAATTGACAAAAAATCAAAATATTTAGATTTGCTAAATAAAAAGTTAGAATTGTATTTTAGTCTTGTTTATTTATATAAAGAAAAAAAAGATTATAAAAAAGCTGGTTATTATCTAAAAAAAGCTTATGATTTAGATAAAAACATTTTAAATTTTACGTATTATAGTTATTTACATTCGAGAGATAAAGATTACAGTACTATTTCAAGTGTAAATGAATATAAAGAAGAATTGATAAAATCAAAGTTAAATTATTTAATTAATAAAGCAAGAATTTATAGTGAATATGATAGAAAAAAAGCAATAAAAACATATCTGGATTATTATAAAACATGGAAAAGTTTTGGTGAGCTTAAGAAAAAAGATGAAATTTTATTGGTTAAAACAAAATATGACGAGCCTATAAATAAATTAAAAAAATATAAATATGTTAAAAATAAAAAATCATATCAGTATTTAATGAATTTAACTTTATTGGGAGTTACCAACCCTTCACAAATAGATAAAAAAATTACCGAATTAGAATATGCGAAAAAAAATGAGTTAATAAAAATTGAAAAAAAATATTCTTATTTGAAAAATTGTAAGAGTGATAGTTTGTATTATGCTTGTGTAAGAGATTTTTACGGATTGCTTAGTTATTTAGAGTTTTTTAAATTAGCAAATGTCGTTAATAAAGACGAATTTTTAATAAATTTATTGAAATATATTGAAAGAAATAAATTGTATTATCAAGATTTTTATATGTTTTCTGTTAATTATAAGCCATATTTATATTATTCATTCGGTGAATATTTTTTTGAAGAAGGAAATTACAAGTTATCTTTTAGTAATTTAATCAATGCGGCAGAAAATAAGAATAATTATAATAATTACATTTTTAACGGCGAATATTATTATATGTTGGGTGTTTCGGCTCAAAAATTGGGTTATTATGCAGATGCTTTGAAGTTTTATGAAAAATCTATAAAAGAGATGAATAAAGATATAATCAGACTGAGTACAAATGAGCAAAAGAAATTAATTGAAAAAAACAAAAACATAATTGCTAATATGATAGATTCTGCAATTGAAGCAAAAAAAACTTATCAAGATATTAACGGAGCTTTATTTGAAAAAGCCATAAATTATTCGTTGAATTACAAGAATTCACTATTTGAAATCGAAGATTATATTGCAAGTTTATATTATAAAACAAATGATTTTGAACTTAAGAGTTTAATAAGAAGTTATTTTAATTTAAAAAGAAAATTAAATGAAAATTATATTAAAAATAAAGATACTAAAGATTTGGAAAATCAAATAAAAGTTGTTTACAATCAAATATTGTTTTATAAGCCTTATAAAACTACGTTTGTTAGAAGAGAAGATGTTGCGAAAAATTTAAAGGATGATGAACTTTTTGTCAATATAATTTATTCGAACAAACGATATTACATTTTTTATTTTGATCATGAAGATAATTTCGGATGGAAAATATTTAATGAAAAAAACTCATTTTTGTTAAATAAAAAAATAAAAATATATCAAAAGTTGGTTAAACAATTAAAAAGAAATCCTTATAATGCAAGAATAGTTAGACAAAAAAATAAAATTACTAATCAAATATACAATGATTTATTCGGATTTTTAATAAATGATAAAAATATGTCTTTTAAGAAATATAAAAAAATTATAATTTTTTCAGATGGTCTTTTAAGACTTATCTCTTTTGGAGAGTTATATGATTTTCATAATAAAAAATATTTAATTGAAGAAAAAGAAATTTCCTATGTCCCTTCGGCAAAATTTTTACTTGACAAATCTGTGAATAAACAGATTAAAAATGCGATAATTTTTGCAGCTCCGGATTTTAATAAAGGTGTGGGAAGTAAGAAATTTAGAGGAAGCGGAATTATTACAATTAATGATCTATTTAGAGGAATGAAATTTTCTCCTTTACCAGGAACTTTAAAAGAAGCGAAAGAATTACAGGCTATTTTTAATATCAATAAACTTCACGAAAAAATATATTTAAAAAAACAAGCCAACGTTTATAATTTACTAAGTATCAATTCTCCTACAATTTTACATATTGCGACTCATGGATTTTATATCAATTCAGATAAAGTAGTAAATCCGATGTTAAAATCAGGTATTGCTCTCTCAGGTGCAAATAAAACTAAAGAAGGAATCGTGACGGCTCTTAAAATTACAGGACTTGATTTGGATAATACCAATTTAGTTGTATTATCTGCATGTGAAACAGGAGTAGTAGACTTAAAATCAACCGATAATGTAAGTGCTTTAAACAAATCTTTTTTACTTGCGGGTGCTAAAAATGTCATTTCTACTTTATGGGAAATAAATGATAATGAAACGGTGAATTTTATGAAGTTATTTTATAAAGAGTATTTAAAAACAAACAATGTTTCAGAAGCATTAAGAAATACTAAAATAAAATTTATTAATGATTATAAATCGTCTGTATATTGGGCACCGTTTATTTGTTTTGAAAAGTGA
- a CDS encoding tyrosine-type recombinase/integrase — protein sequence MIENPKVSLFNRKGKLYIQYYINGRCVQKSLKRDYTKENIKLAKKYVIPEIERKILLGEIQDNRVKPKEFEYYATIYLRQKENLKSYYEYENIVVNQLFPLFKHKKVNEITKGEIKEWVDKRLNEITSKRLRNILNILIAILDIAVEYEHIQINPAKNIKLPSHKKIRDMKPFNEEEVKLLINNAKGQFKCYLAIAFYTGMRPGEIIALTISDINLKEMYINVNKRIRKGEIDTPKTKNSLRKVPIFQNLKPYLEELIKKAKENKTFNLFTTKTGKRYYSSDKLHPHWYDLLQKCNIEKRVMYNTRHTFATLAIKRGVPIFNVSQILGHRNTQETLETYAKFINNEHLQLDRNLELFTDSSTDSVSKKA from the coding sequence ATGATAGAAAATCCAAAAGTCAGTTTGTTTAATAGAAAAGGGAAATTATACATTCAGTATTATATAAACGGCAGGTGTGTTCAAAAATCACTCAAAAGGGATTACACCAAAGAAAACATTAAGCTCGCTAAAAAATACGTTATTCCCGAAATCGAGAGAAAAATACTTTTAGGCGAGATTCAGGATAACAGGGTTAAGCCTAAAGAGTTTGAATATTACGCCACCATATATTTAAGACAAAAAGAAAACCTGAAAAGCTACTATGAATATGAAAACATTGTTGTAAACCAGCTCTTCCCGCTTTTTAAACACAAAAAGGTAAACGAAATCACCAAAGGCGAAATAAAAGAGTGGGTTGATAAAAGGCTTAACGAGATAACGTCTAAAAGGTTAAGGAATATCCTTAATATATTAATCGCTATTTTAGATATTGCGGTAGAGTATGAACATATACAAATCAATCCCGCTAAAAACATTAAACTGCCTTCCCATAAAAAAATAAGAGATATGAAACCTTTTAACGAAGAAGAGGTTAAGCTCTTAATAAACAATGCGAAAGGTCAGTTTAAATGTTATTTGGCTATCGCTTTTTACACTGGAATGCGTCCCGGTGAGATTATAGCTCTTACGATAAGCGATATTAATCTTAAAGAGATGTATATTAACGTAAACAAAAGAATAAGAAAAGGCGAAATCGATACACCAAAAACAAAAAACTCTTTAAGAAAAGTTCCAATATTTCAAAACCTTAAACCTTACCTTGAAGAGCTGATTAAAAAAGCCAAAGAAAATAAAACGTTTAACCTTTTCACAACAAAAACGGGTAAAAGGTATTATTCTTCCGACAAACTTCATCCTCATTGGTATGATTTACTTCAAAAGTGTAATATCGAAAAAAGGGTGATGTATAACACAAGACATACGTTTGCCACACTTGCCATTAAAAGAGGCGTTCCGATATTCAACGTATCACAGATACTCGGACACAGAAACACTCAGGAAACCCTTGAGACTTACGCCAAATTTATCAATAACGAACACCTGCAGCTTGACAGAAACCTGGAACTTTTTACTGACAGTTCCACTGACAGTGTGTCGAAAAAGGCGTAA
- a CDS encoding very short patch repair endonuclease, with protein MTRSENMKRIKSKDTSIELILRKNLWKKGVRYRKNCKDVFGKPDICIKKYKLAIFCDSEFWHGKDFLEGKIPKTNQKFWIEKFQRNILRDKQVNSYLEENGWIVLRFWEKDIRKNTDECVKKIIQTIIDLKKQNGFLNKTMKV; from the coding sequence ATGACCAGATCTGAAAATATGAAAAGAATAAAATCGAAAGACACATCAATTGAATTAATTCTTCGTAAAAATTTATGGAAAAAAGGTGTAAGATATAGAAAAAATTGCAAAGATGTTTTTGGAAAACCAGACATATGTATTAAAAAATATAAGCTTGCTATATTTTGTGATAGCGAATTCTGGCACGGAAAAGATTTTCTTGAAGGCAAGATACCTAAAACAAATCAAAAATTTTGGATTGAAAAATTTCAAAGGAATATTTTGCGCGATAAACAAGTTAATTCATACTTGGAGGAAAATGGATGGATAGTTTTGAGATTTTGGGAAAAAGATATTAGAAAAAATACGGATGAATGTGTAAAAAAAATAATTCAAACTATAATTGATTTAAAAAAGCAAAATGGCTTTCTCAATAAAACTATGAAAGTTTGA
- a CDS encoding DNA cytosine methyltransferase: MAYGFIDLFAGAGGFAEGFYQTNFKALAHIEIDKYACQTLRKRMEFYGYSKEDVTKRVLEEDITNPEIHDKLQKVINDDTVDVIIGGPPCQSFSSLGKARDKHGMKCDYRNYLYENYIKILNFFKPKFFVFENVTGILSTKINGKYIIKDIFKDMKQNYNILENKKILTLNAKDFGIPQERKRVIIIGVRKDLKIKVENIYKDLNNIAKHKKNTTVQDAIADLPKLKPGEGEECIVHTIKKWNHYLKLIRKKKTMKLCHHVARNHNELDQERYKIMAKEKITLFELYEKYPHLKHEKNRLFNNSYAVQFYDAPSKTIIAHLSKDGNQFIHPDFTQSRTLTPREAARLQSFPDDFVFPCSMTQQFKQIGNAVPPLLAKYIAIVIKKYLRKIDKGF, translated from the coding sequence ATGGCGTATGGTTTTATTGATTTGTTTGCGGGAGCAGGCGGATTTGCAGAGGGATTTTATCAAACAAACTTCAAAGCATTAGCACATATAGAAATAGATAAATACGCTTGTCAGACATTAAGAAAGAGAATGGAATTTTATGGTTATTCAAAAGAGGATGTTACCAAAAGAGTTCTGGAAGAAGACATTACAAATCCCGAGATTCATGACAAATTGCAAAAAGTTATAAATGATGATACAGTTGACGTTATTATAGGCGGACCTCCTTGTCAGTCTTTTTCTTCATTAGGCAAAGCCAGAGATAAACATGGTATGAAATGTGACTATAGAAACTATTTATATGAAAACTACATAAAAATTTTAAACTTTTTTAAACCTAAATTTTTTGTTTTTGAAAATGTAACTGGGATATTGTCAACTAAAATAAACGGTAAATATATTATTAAAGACATATTTAAAGACATGAAACAGAATTACAACATACTGGAAAACAAAAAGATTTTAACACTAAATGCAAAAGATTTTGGAATTCCTCAAGAAAGAAAAAGGGTTATAATTATAGGTGTAAGAAAAGACTTAAAAATAAAAGTGGAAAACATATATAAAGATTTAAATAATATTGCAAAACATAAAAAAAACACCACTGTACAAGATGCCATAGCGGATTTACCAAAGCTTAAACCCGGAGAAGGGGAAGAATGTATTGTACATACAATAAAAAAATGGAATCATTATCTTAAACTTATAAGAAAAAAAAAGACTATGAAACTTTGTCATCATGTTGCCAGAAACCATAATGAACTTGATCAGGAAAGATATAAAATAATGGCTAAAGAAAAAATCACATTATTTGAATTATATGAAAAATATCCGCATCTAAAACATGAAAAAAACAGATTGTTTAACAATAGTTATGCTGTTCAATTTTATGACGCACCATCAAAAACAATAATAGCGCACCTCTCAAAAGACGGTAATCAATTTATACATCCGGACTTTACACAATCCAGAACTTTGACGCCCAGGGAAGCTGCAAGACTGCAATCTTTTCCGGATGATTTTGTGTTTCCTTGTTCTATGACCCAACAGTTTAAACAAATTGGAAATGCTGTTCCCCCTTTGTTGGCAAAATATATAGCTATCGTAATAAAAAAATATTTAAGAAAAATAGACAAAGGTTTTTAA
- a CDS encoding DNA cytosine methyltransferase yields MLYDDIFVLSTKQKKFFIEKIDLIIDMVTKYIYRNHPDIFKNFLAFEIEKQDNIIVVSKLLEMGIIKNTQELKHLKLLLKSRYSLLHKSLYYYECLNLKFLNKFSNTYRHELQQKEKEKKYNLIDLFAGAGGFSLGFLQEGFKVELANDIDDTALETYKFNHPEISSDRIIKKDIKELVNEINNFACSEIDVIIGGPPCQSFSTANQRRIIDDPRNVLYKYFVDVVNLVRPKMILMENVRGMLKVADQVVQDFKKIGYDVAYDLFDATDFSVPQKRIRLFYIGIEKKFAKKHSIKVENVIKEINKELQKNPKFVLKDALSNIKPLECAKIKNMTEKDCEHSGKKVDINTYGTNEYLNIINNHKSNIFVFNHKARYTNENDRQIYSLLKQGEDSTAKSIQHIMPYKHRNHIFKDKYFKLVENLPSRTITAHLKMDGHSHIHPTQIRSITPREAARIQSFPDDYLFLGPYLNTFMQIGNAVPPLMSRVFARVYKKLLHKGN; encoded by the coding sequence ATGCTGTATGATGATATATTTGTTTTGTCAACGAAGCAAAAAAAATTTTTTATTGAAAAAATTGATTTAATCATAGATATGGTAACGAAGTATATTTACAGAAACCATCCTGACATATTTAAAAATTTTTTAGCATTTGAAATCGAAAAACAAGATAATATCATTGTCGTGTCCAAATTGTTGGAAATGGGAATTATAAAAAACACCCAAGAATTAAAACATTTAAAATTATTATTAAAAAGCAGATACAGTTTGTTACATAAATCTTTATATTATTATGAATGCTTAAATTTAAAGTTTTTAAACAAATTTTCAAATACATATAGGCATGAACTGCAACAAAAAGAAAAAGAAAAAAAATATAATTTGATAGATTTGTTTGCAGGTGCCGGAGGTTTTAGTTTAGGGTTTTTACAAGAAGGGTTTAAAGTCGAACTGGCAAACGACATTGACGACACCGCTTTAGAAACATATAAATTCAATCATCCTGAAATTAGTTCCGACAGAATTATAAAAAAAGACATAAAAGAATTGGTAAATGAGATTAATAATTTTGCGTGTTCTGAAATAGACGTTATTATAGGCGGACCTCCTTGTCAGTCATTCAGCACGGCTAATCAGAGAAGAATTATAGATGACCCCCGTAATGTTTTATACAAGTATTTTGTTGATGTTGTAAACTTGGTCAGACCGAAAATGATTTTAATGGAAAATGTAAGAGGAATGCTTAAAGTGGCCGATCAGGTTGTGCAGGATTTTAAAAAAATAGGATATGACGTGGCATATGATTTGTTTGATGCCACAGATTTTTCAGTTCCCCAAAAAAGAATCAGGTTGTTTTATATAGGAATTGAAAAAAAATTTGCCAAAAAACATTCTATTAAAGTAGAAAACGTTATTAAAGAAATTAACAAAGAATTACAAAAAAATCCAAAATTTGTATTAAAAGATGCCTTGTCAAACATAAAGCCGTTAGAATGCGCTAAAATAAAAAACATGACAGAAAAAGATTGCGAACATTCAGGTAAAAAAGTTGACATAAACACATATGGAACAAATGAATACCTTAATATAATAAACAACCATAAATCAAATATATTTGTGTTTAACCACAAGGCAAGATACACCAATGAAAATGATAGGCAAATATATTCCCTTTTAAAACAAGGTGAAGATTCAACGGCAAAATCAATTCAACATATTATGCCGTATAAACACAGAAACCATATATTTAAAGATAAATATTTCAAATTAGTTGAAAATTTACCTTCAAGAACAATTACCGCTCATTTAAAAATGGACGGGCATTCCCATATTCATCCTACGCAAATCAGAAGCATCACTCCAAGAGAAGCGGCCAGAATACAGTCGTTTCCCGATGATTATTTATTTTTAGGACCGTATTTAAACACATTTATGCAAATAGGAAACGCGGTCCCCCCTCTTATGTCAAGGGTTTTTGCAAGGGTTTATAAAAAATTGTTACATAAAGGAAATTAA
- a CDS encoding AAA family ATPase yields MIWMGKRNYKNLDFTKYENYEKLKEGDEIFIYDDLNKAAFTVIEKYGFNNKKLDKVDKFTEIETDLPYTVLYKTKNGKTFVSLNEKEADFILNIKSKNIDTFENNKQLLNLTSFGNLSFPLKNILFKGVPGTGKSTTIDKIIEEKLELKKGTENYKNNVLKINIHSASSNADLMQGIAITTKNEQVIYKEKQGLVLNHIQNALYNPYEPFVLVLEEIQENSLNELIGDLIYLIEPSKRAKLKDLNADLAQEYSIEDLIKFYENNIADGHSFHSVKIPNLVSDGEFREMIFPDNLYVFCTSNYRDDKKVIEDNLLRRFDVIEIYPNPNVIKDKKVKEFFETMNNAILETFKDEIHPDRFLIGHANWIDVNGFSNEKFYKALLKVIVEFKEIKEIEFETLKKIFDKTINKLNLDNEIFKEENWENYKTIVDYLQNKIYSFLSNNNNEK; encoded by the coding sequence ATGATTTGGATGGGAAAAAGAAATTATAAAAATCTAGATTTTACAAAATATGAAAATTATGAAAAACTAAAGGAAGGCGACGAAATTTTTATTTACGACGATTTAAACAAAGCCGCTTTTACTGTAATAGAAAAATATGGATTTAACAATAAAAAATTAGACAAAGTCGATAAATTTACGGAAATTGAAACAGATTTGCCCTACACCGTTTTATATAAAACAAAAAACGGAAAAACATTTGTTTCATTGAATGAAAAAGAAGCGGATTTTATTTTAAACATTAAAAGTAAAAACATAGATACTTTTGAAAACAATAAACAGTTGTTAAACTTAACTTCTTTCGGAAATTTGTCTTTCCCCCTAAAAAACATCCTTTTTAAGGGTGTCCCAGGCACAGGGAAGTCAACAACAATTGACAAAATTATAGAAGAGAAACTCGAATTAAAAAAAGGTACTGAAAATTATAAAAACAATGTTCTTAAAATAAACATCCATTCTGCTTCCTCAAATGCTGATTTGATGCAGGGAATTGCCATTACCACAAAAAATGAACAAGTTATTTATAAAGAAAAACAAGGTTTGGTTTTGAATCATATTCAAAATGCTTTATACAATCCTTACGAGCCTTTTGTACTGGTACTTGAAGAGATTCAAGAAAACAGCCTTAATGAACTAATAGGGGATTTGATTTATTTAATAGAACCTTCGAAAAGAGCGAAATTAAAAGATTTAAATGCAGATTTGGCACAAGAATATTCTATCGAAGATTTAATAAAATTTTATGAAAACAATATAGCAGATGGACATTCGTTTCATTCTGTAAAAATTCCGAATTTAGTAAGCGACGGGGAATTTAGAGAAATGATATTTCCTGATAATCTGTATGTTTTTTGCACTTCAAATTATAGGGATGATAAAAAAGTAATTGAAGACAATCTTCTCAGAAGATTTGACGTTATAGAAATCTATCCAAATCCAAATGTTATAAAAGATAAAAAAGTAAAAGAATTTTTTGAAACAATGAATAATGCCATTTTAGAAACATTTAAAGATGAAATACATCCGGACAGATTTTTAATAGGTCATGCTAACTGGATTGATGTAAACGGTTTTTCAAATGAAAAGTTTTACAAAGCGCTTTTAAAAGTGATTGTGGAATTTAAAGAGATTAAAGAAATTGAATTTGAAACACTCAAAAAAATATTTGATAAAACAATAAATAAATTAAATTTAGACAATGAAATATTTAAAGAAGAAAACTGGGAAAATTATAAAACCATAGTTGATTATTTGCAAAATAAAATATATTCATTTTTAAGTAATAACAACAATGAAAAATGA